In Brevinematia bacterium, one DNA window encodes the following:
- a CDS encoding MinD/ParA family protein, producing the protein MIIEEQLKGLQRALGETAILEKPKIVSVASGKGGVGKTNIAINLGILFSKMGKRVLVLDGDLGLGNVNVVLGIIPKYNLYHVMKGGMSLRDVIVKCEEVGIDIIATGSGFTQLAELEEIERKRFIEELKNFSEYDILIIDTAAGIGRNVISFVLASHEAVIVTTPEPTAITDAYGIIKAISTESLKLSSNVKLVVNRVKNPSEGIKISDRIATVAGQFLGVKIESLGFIPEDPSVEFAVRRQQPFVLAFPSSQATLHLKHVAQRLENMKVKEEDRGLNRLFKALFGG; encoded by the coding sequence ATGATTATTGAAGAGCAACTGAAGGGGTTGCAGAGAGCTTTGGGTGAAACTGCTATCTTGGAAAAGCCAAAGATAGTTTCGGTAGCAAGTGGTAAAGGTGGTGTAGGGAAAACAAACATAGCAATAAATCTTGGGATTCTCTTCTCAAAAATGGGTAAAAGAGTTTTAGTTCTTGATGGTGACCTAGGACTAGGAAATGTCAATGTGGTCCTTGGAATAATACCAAAGTATAACCTCTACCATGTGATGAAGGGAGGTATGTCTTTGCGAGATGTGATAGTAAAGTGTGAGGAAGTTGGAATAGATATTATTGCTACAGGCTCAGGGTTTACACAACTTGCCGAACTTGAGGAGATAGAAAGGAAGAGATTTATAGAGGAACTTAAGAACTTTTCAGAGTATGATATATTAATAATAGATACTGCTGCCGGAATTGGCAGAAATGTGATATCTTTTGTTTTGGCCTCCCATGAGGCAGTAATAGTTACTACTCCGGAGCCTACTGCTATAACAGATGCCTATGGTATTATTAAAGCAATATCTACAGAATCGCTGAAACTTTCATCAAACGTAAAGCTTGTGGTTAACAGGGTTAAAAATCCTTCTGAGGGAATAAAAATCTCTGATAGAATAGCAACAGTAGCGGGACAGTTTCTAGGGGTTAAGATTGAGAGTTTAGGGTTTATTCCCGAAGATCCTTCTGTTGAATTTGCGGTAAGAAGACAACAGCCCTTTGTTCTTGCTTTCCCTAGTTCTCAAGCTACTCTTCACCTTAAACATGTTGCACAGAGATTAGAGAATATGAAAGTAAAAGAGGAAGATAGGGGATTAAACAGATTGTTCAAAGCTCTCTTCGGTGGGTAG
- a CDS encoding methyl-accepting chemotaxis protein: MRKTYPVYAETTLALVFLSLLTLLSLLFNLAPNLSMLLNIALTLLLLASLFSSIATIIHTKTLVNSIIKSTKLLSESLKTGEIKTIDLPILEDLAKSIENYINLNKNLQDEVENLREENYALRDYLILLEKGEVQISPESTPQSVRNLITKASRRLSQILKIVVDAISRSSQVTYENIKNLLYLDNDIADTKKLFDELKDSIESLSKSFAVLSQRLNEFLTLSMSSYQNFDKFIEISTSLENSWNKFQSALNETIKLNKEMYNEVNEAINVSKVISEISEQTLILAMNALIESSKAGEIGKGFSVIADEIRKLSENVTKFSKAILGKLQLIKGKSNAITLSFETITEQGKVIESSSREIESFSSSSKTNFQKIIDSTEIVSSEINDISYKIYNSSEKLTASLKKIEFISAERIKPMKNINYNITEALDDLRIIVSKETKFVGEKVTLMLALADHALWVSRLGGFVENFSVVQEEFIVDHTKCRLGKWYYSEGMKKFSHFSEFRTIEKPHEKLHSLGKEILEIKEKDSEKAYQIFNELLKLSHIVVEGLRKLITNLPTEESFEQSV; this comes from the coding sequence CCTCGCTCCGAATCTGTCTATGTTACTAAACATAGCATTAACACTCTTACTTCTTGCTTCACTTTTTTCTTCAATTGCAACAATAATACATACAAAAACTCTGGTAAATTCCATAATCAAATCCACTAAACTCCTAAGTGAGTCCCTGAAAACAGGAGAAATAAAAACGATAGATTTACCTATCTTAGAAGATCTCGCTAAAAGCATTGAAAACTATATAAATCTAAACAAAAACCTTCAAGATGAAGTTGAAAACCTAAGAGAAGAAAACTACGCACTAAGGGACTATTTAATTCTGTTGGAGAAAGGAGAAGTTCAAATCTCCCCAGAATCCACACCTCAGAGTGTAAGAAACTTGATAACAAAAGCGAGTAGAAGGCTTTCACAAATACTAAAAATAGTTGTTGATGCTATTTCAAGATCATCACAAGTTACTTACGAAAACATAAAAAATCTACTCTACCTTGATAATGACATTGCAGACACAAAAAAGTTGTTTGACGAATTAAAAGATTCTATAGAGTCACTGTCTAAGTCATTTGCTGTTCTTTCTCAAAGACTTAACGAGTTCTTAACACTTTCAATGTCATCATACCAAAATTTTGACAAGTTTATTGAGATTTCAACATCTTTAGAAAATTCCTGGAACAAGTTTCAATCGGCTCTAAACGAAACCATAAAACTAAACAAGGAGATGTATAATGAGGTTAACGAAGCTATAAATGTTTCCAAAGTTATATCTGAAATATCAGAACAGACACTCATTCTCGCAATGAATGCGCTCATTGAGTCTTCAAAAGCTGGAGAGATTGGAAAGGGCTTCTCTGTGATTGCAGACGAGATACGAAAGTTATCCGAAAACGTTACAAAATTCTCAAAAGCAATACTAGGAAAACTTCAACTTATAAAAGGCAAATCTAACGCTATCACTCTGTCGTTTGAAACAATTACAGAACAAGGTAAAGTAATAGAATCCTCATCCAGAGAAATAGAGAGCTTCTCCTCCTCTTCAAAGACAAACTTCCAGAAGATAATTGACTCAACAGAAATAGTTTCATCAGAGATAAACGATATATCTTACAAGATATACAACTCTTCAGAAAAACTAACTGCCTCTCTAAAAAAGATTGAGTTTATAAGTGCAGAGAGAATAAAACCAATGAAGAACATCAATTACAATATAACTGAAGCTTTAGATGATCTCAGAATCATTGTTTCTAAGGAAACAAAGTTTGTAGGTGAAAAAGTAACGCTAATGTTAGCCCTAGCAGACCATGCTCTCTGGGTTTCCAGGTTAGGAGGATTCGTAGAAAATTTTTCAGTCGTCCAAGAAGAATTTATCGTTGATCATACGAAATGTAGATTAGGCAAATGGTATTATTCAGAAGGAATGAAGAAATTTTCCCATTTTTCGGAATTTAGAACCATTGAAAAACCACATGAGAAACTCCATTCCTTGGGAAAAGAAATACTAGAAATAAAAGAAAAAGATTCTGAGAAGGCTTACCAGATCTTTAACGAACTTCTTAAGTTATCACACATCGTTGTGGAAGGGCTAAGAAAATTAATTACAAATCTACCCACCGAAGAGAGCTTTGAACAATCTGTTTAA